A single Fusobacterium hominis DNA region contains:
- a CDS encoding prepilin peptidase: MVRILIFITLLFIIFIDIRKMFIPNILNLILLILGFIYKGLQLQSIENGIIGMGVYCLPYIFIYGYLSDLLKKEVLGFGDIKLLMALGYILGYTCIYDIYLFCVISFLISTIFGIIIGITKKNFSLPIPFSPFIIVTFLIFWGSELV, encoded by the coding sequence ATGGTCAGAATATTAATTTTTATAACCTTGCTTTTTATAATATTTATTGATATAAGAAAAATGTTTATTCCAAATATTTTAAATTTAATTCTTCTAATTCTTGGTTTTATATATAAAGGACTGCAGCTTCAATCTATTGAAAATGGAATAATAGGAATGGGAGTTTATTGTTTGCCATATATCTTTATATATGGATATTTATCAGACTTATTAAAAAAAGAAGTCCTCGGTTTTGGAGATATCAAACTCTTGATGGCACTTGGATATATTTTAGGATATACGTGTATCTATGATATTTATTTGTTTTGTGTTATTTCATTTCTTATATCTACTATTTTTGGAATAATTATAGGAATAACAAAGAAAAACTTTTCTCTTCCTATTCCATTTTCCCCCTTTATTATAGTTACGTTTTTAATCTTTTGGGGCAGTGAGCTTGTATGA
- a CDS encoding pilin, which translates to MKNQGFSLIEVCIGIALVGIMIGIGGPKIRRYIASGKDTKAIATLASLRNASELYYCETGNLPFEKDGDIQTSIEKLHNYLDNKTIKNIQDGKIEIGGSKDINGNITYGGTIPLTFTNPNKEENNQNSDMVDGVYIWFNPNSNQQFDLKGNKWSEY; encoded by the coding sequence ATGAAAAATCAAGGATTTAGTCTTATTGAAGTATGTATAGGAATAGCATTAGTTGGAATTATGATTGGTATTGGAGGACCTAAAATCAGACGATACATAGCTAGTGGAAAAGATACTAAAGCTATTGCTACTCTTGCTTCGCTTCGAAATGCTAGTGAGCTTTATTACTGTGAAACTGGAAATCTTCCATTTGAAAAAGATGGTGATATTCAAACATCTATTGAAAAACTCCACAACTATTTAGATAATAAAACCATAAAAAATATTCAAGATGGCAAAATTGAAATAGGAGGCTCTAAAGATATAAATGGCAATATCACATATGGAGGAACTATTCCACTAACTTTTACCAATCCTAATAAAGAAGAAAATAATCAAAATAGCGATATGGTAGATGGTGTGTATATCTGGTTTAATCCAAATTCTAACCAACAATTTGATCTTAAGGGTAACAAATGGTCAGAATATTAA